The Verrucomicrobiia bacterium genome contains a region encoding:
- a CDS encoding RHS repeat-associated core domain-containing protein: protein MKFGYDPLTNMVDGLGTTAYGYTAAGQLLTEDGPFASDTVTNTYSNRQRVALGLQQPTGSWTNAFAYDAARRMTNVVSPAGPFAYQYLAKSGLSPRLVARLSLPNTAYITNQYDGVSRLTETLLNNSANSALDSALYGYNPASQRTTFTNAAGTYVTYSYDPLGQVKVASSSSSSEDVGYAYDAAWNMSYKTNNGVANAFTVNNLNELTQYIVNFSYDANGNMITNNGYMVYAYDDENRLTMMTDEVYHSYQTEFDYDGLGRLRRRIEYTWVVNSKTGIGSWVGSSTVQYIYDGNRVIQERDGGGNPLVSYTRGPDLSGTMEGAGGIGGLLARSDGYTSGNWTNHNYYHADGLGNITYLIDSNQSMTGTYRYDPFSNTLSSSGTLSSANVYRFSSKEIHVNSGFYYFLYRFYVPGLQRWLNRDPIRQRASLNVYAMVYNNTTEYVDPFGLDIYGNPLFPGPVTLWPAPPSQPSEPIWPPPTTLWPSQPPGQPQPIGPITLPPSSITFCLISPPPPSFPLPPWLPPRLLPPWPLPWPFPPGTVLNPGFPPDFPLPSRPGKGGPIGVSIGWQF, encoded by the coding sequence GTGAAGTTTGGGTACGACCCGCTGACCAACATGGTTGACGGCCTGGGCACGACCGCCTATGGTTACACTGCGGCCGGGCAGCTCCTCACCGAAGACGGCCCGTTTGCCAGCGATACGGTGACCAACACGTATTCCAACCGCCAGCGCGTGGCCCTGGGCCTGCAACAGCCCACCGGCTCATGGACCAACGCCTTCGCTTACGACGCCGCCCGCCGCATGACCAATGTGGTTTCTCCCGCCGGCCCCTTTGCATACCAATACCTCGCCAAATCCGGTTTGAGCCCGCGGCTGGTGGCCCGGCTGTCCCTGCCCAACACGGCGTACATCACCAACCAGTACGACGGCGTTTCCCGGCTCACGGAAACGCTGCTCAACAACAGCGCCAACAGCGCACTGGACTCGGCCCTGTACGGCTACAATCCGGCCTCTCAGCGGACAACGTTCACCAACGCGGCGGGCACTTATGTCACCTATTCTTACGACCCGCTGGGCCAGGTGAAGGTGGCGTCCAGTTCCTCGAGCAGCGAGGACGTGGGTTACGCCTACGACGCGGCATGGAACATGAGTTACAAGACCAACAATGGCGTGGCAAACGCCTTCACGGTCAACAACCTCAACGAGCTGACGCAATATATCGTAAATTTCTCCTACGACGCCAACGGGAACATGATCACCAACAACGGTTACATGGTCTATGCCTACGATGACGAGAACCGTCTGACCATGATGACTGACGAGGTGTATCACAGTTACCAGACGGAATTTGACTATGATGGCCTGGGGCGGCTCCGCAGGCGCATCGAATACACCTGGGTAGTCAACAGCAAGACGGGGATTGGGTCCTGGGTGGGAAGCAGCACCGTTCAGTACATTTACGATGGCAACCGGGTCATCCAGGAGCGCGATGGAGGCGGCAACCCGCTAGTCAGCTACACCCGCGGCCCCGACCTCAGTGGGACAATGGAGGGCGCCGGCGGCATCGGCGGCCTGCTCGCCCGCTCCGACGGCTACACCTCCGGCAACTGGACCAACCACAATTATTACCACGCCGACGGGCTGGGGAACATCACGTATCTGATTGATTCCAACCAGTCCATGACGGGAACGTACCGGTATGACCCCTTCAGCAACACGCTCTCATCCAGCGGAACGCTTTCGAGCGCGAACGTGTACCGCTTTTCGAGCAAGGAAATCCACGTCAATAGCGGGTTTTACTATTTCCTCTATCGGTTCTATGTTCCCGGTCTGCAGAGATGGCTAAATCGCGACCCGATTCGACAAAGAGCGTCCCTGAATGTCTACGCCATGGTTTACAACAACACCACAGAATACGTAGACCCTTTCGGGCTGGATATCTACGGAAACCCACTGTTCCCTGGCCCCGTTACCCTCTGGCCAGCACCACCATCGCAGCCATCTGAGCCAATATGGCCGCCCCCGACCACCCTCTGGCCATCTCAGCCGCCAGGTCAGCCTCAGCCCATAGGACCAATCACGCTCCCGCCCTCCTCTATTACATTTTGTCTCATCTCGCCACCGCCACCGTCCTTCCCCTTGCCTCCTTGGTTGCCTCCGCGCCTTTTACCCCCGTGGCCGCTTCCATGGCCCTTCCCACCCGGAACCGTCCTCAATCCCGGATTTCCGCCTGACTTCCCCTTACCAAGCCGCCCTGGGAAAGGAGGGCCTATTGGGGTTTCAATTGGATGGCAATTCTAG